The following nucleotide sequence is from Ochotona princeps isolate mOchPri1 chromosome 24, mOchPri1.hap1, whole genome shotgun sequence.
GTCCCCAGTCTTCCCCTTGATCTATGACCGTGACCCTGCACAGCAAACACCTGTGTGTTTCTATGCCTTCCTGTTCCCCAGGAGCTGGCCATGCCCGGGGAAGACCTGAAGCTCAGCTTGATCTTACGGCAGCCAATGATCTTAGAGAAAGGCCAGCGCTTCACCCTGCGAGATGGCAACCGGACCATCGGCACGGGCCTGGTCACAGACACACCGGCCATGACCGAGGAGGACAAGAACCTCAAGTGGAGTTGAGTCTGTGGACTGCGCAGGTGCTCGTGTTGAGGGCTGCCCTGGCCAGTGTCCCCTTCTGCTTCTGGtgccccatgtgggcacaggctgTGACCCAGCTGAGCACAGCCATGGACACTTACCCAGAGGGCGGGCCTGCCAGTTGAGGTGGGCCAATAAACTGTTCTGTGAATAGTAAGCTGGCCTGTGTCTGTCCTATGGAGGTTGAGGGAGAGTGCCAAAGGGAGCCGAGTCCCTGGGCAGGGGCAGTGCCATTGCACCTGAATTCTTGCCAAGCATTGAGACCATCTCCTGGGCAGCTCCTTatgcagtgagctaagctgccaatTGCAGCACTGGGGCATCCCATACCAGGGCACTAGTTctcatcctggctcctccacttccaaaaaCCAGTGGACAGCGGCCTGATTACTTGAGTTGGCTTTAgcccatcccagccctggctagggagtgaatcagtagatggaagatcttcatgttACTCTCAGATCCTTAATAAAGCCATGATCACTGCTCTGATAACTTGAGATGGCCTGGCAACATGCCACAGTGGAGGAAATGATTGAGTTCATCAAGGAACCAGTTGGGTCTCCACTCAGGTGCCAAGCCATCTCGTGTATAGCTGACTAGGTTAGCTCCCCACTGAGCTGTGATGTGGGGGCTGGGCTGTGTTCACTGCCTGCCCCTGAAGCACCCAGCACATATGCAGTCAGTACTCACTGAATACTGCAAGTCACATCATTCTTTATGCTCCAGATGGGTCACTACTGCTGTCACCAGTTCTAAGAACAGGTGTCGGAGGCTGAAGAATGGGCCGTCCAATATTggttacacacatacatacgtacaagGAATACAGTTTTGTCTTTACAAGGTGGATACTGATgccacacagcacagccaggTGGTGGGTGAGCATCAGTCCTAGCTATACTGGGCAATTCCTGACCAGAGTAAAGCTTCCTCTACAACTTTCTCTGGGTTGGTGTTGTAGCAGAAGCAGGAAAAGCTGCAGCCTGCCTTCaggggttcatgtcctggcaaccGCAGCTGGGCAGGGAGCTAACTAGTGATGGGGAGATTTCGCAACACTTTAGACAGATCTCCTGGTCTGCGCTGATAGTAAAGGTAGATAGCAAATCTACAGGCTCCCCCGACACTGAGAGGAGCACTCAGCCAGTCGCAGTCAACTCACAGCTAGCACTTCGAGGCTGCCTGCAGGCTTCTTCTGGCCGTTTCCCAGCCCAAAACATTGCCATCCCTGCCTACAGCATCCATTCTggctccacacacccttcccctcccccacactggcAGTGTCTGCCTGACTGCCCACTTTGGTGCCATACAGACATCGGTGCCATTCTCCCAAACTGTTAAGTCCCCATTTAGAAGTGTTTCCTGGCTTCTTAATTCTCTGCTCTCTCCCATGATCACCCTAAGCTGTGCATCAAGACCAGCCTTCAGTGCTGAGGCAGATACCGCTCAACTCCCAAGTTGGGTCCTGCAGTAAGGGCGCCCCTTGAGGCAACAGGACCCCTTGTCATAACACTCCGTCAGGAGACCCCCCTACCCTTTCGCATTAAGACGAACTGACCTGTTTTTACAGGAAAGATGATGAGATAAATAGCATATACTGAGACACAACTGTAACCTCTCTATAGGAAGTCACAGGCAGGTTCAgttagtttaaaattttattttttaatttttttttaatatttttatgtaataaaaagtaaaagtcCTTGTCCAACCATCCTTGTGGGGcatctgtctgtatgtctctcacgcAGATCACTCAAGTTAATGGGGAAGAAAGAACTGGGGGCCCAAGTCTGAGGttataaataatagaaaataaaagatcttccgtctccaGCGGGGGACTAGATGAGAGGATGGGAGGGCAAGGTAGGGTGGGgatgggcagggcagagcagagcaggaaccccccaccccagccctgttcAGGCCCCTCCCAGTCAAGGTGCTTGGCAGGAATTCCCCAGCTCCCCCAGGGGACAGGGGGCTGGGGGGGCTGGGACTGGTCCgagctgtggggagggggagggggaaagagacaTAGATCACTCTTCCCTCCACTCATGGAGGTCTCAGGTCGCGGCCAGGACAATCTTCAGTTCCCCGGGGGGtggaaggggagctgctgggagggATGAGATTGAACTGGTTggaggggaaagagaagagagcagGAGCATTAGAACCCAAGCAGCTGTCCCTTCATCCAATGCGTCCGGTGGGGGTGTGCGGGGTGTTTGGGCAGGAGCGGCCTCCTCAAGGTGTCTCATGGGCTGTCAGCAGCACAGGTCAATCGCTGTTGCCCAGTAAGCCAGAGCCCTCGCTCAGCCCCCCGCACCCGAGGCTGGCCCTGTCTGCTGCGCTGACCTTACCTCGCTAAGTCAGGAGACAGTCGGGGTCACTGagagctggggaggcagtggggaggggggctGCTGGATCACAACTGAGCGAGGACGGAGGGAAGCaaaggacagagccaggagcaagcCCCTGGCGGCGGCGACTGTGGCTTCTGCCCACCCTACATACTTCACAGACAGGTGCAGGTCGGCGGGCGCCCTGTGGGACAGCCCTGCCTCCAAGACCCCTCACTCCCCACCCAGAACCCGTGCATCCTGCCCCACCTGCAGCCCCTCAGCTCTTCCATGCCAAATTCCCCCAGCTAACGAGAACTCACGAATCCTGTCATCGGCTCCTCCTGGAAATCCAGGCGCCTGGCCAGGCTGCTCACCTTGGGGGTGTCCGATGTAGGGGTAGGGTGAGGGTGTGGAAGCTGAGAGTGCAGGCACCCCACTCTGGGGCACTGCGCCTTGGGGGGGCCCCCCATGGCTCTGGGGTGGGTGCAGCAGCATCACCTGGGGCGGGTGGGGAGCCCCAGGGTGAGGGGGCGGGGCTGCTGTGATTCCAGTTTGGACATGGGCCTGTGGGGAACAAAAAGGAGTTGCGAGTACCACAGCAGCAGGGGGTGCGGACAGGCTCTCAGGAACCCAGTGCCGGGGGCACTGCTGCTGCCAGGGTGGCACCAGGGACCGAGGACAAGTGGGTGTCCTCAGGACTCCAAGCAGGGTTCCCCTGTGGACTCTTACCTGGGTAACATGGGCCATGTTGGTGAAGCCGTGGGGCAGCTGCTGGTGGGGATGGATGGCGTACACAGCGGCTGGCTGGGGGAAGCTGCTCTGAGGGGACTGGGCAGACGGGCCCGGGGGCAGAGAGGGTGGCGTGCCTGTCAGGGCCCCTGGGTGGTACAGGTTCTGCTGAGGCTGTCCACTGCCCAGGTGTGGGGCCTGCCCCGCCTGATGCTGCTGGGGAAAGGAAGGGTAAGTGCCAACCACATCTCAGAACTCAGGTCAGCTGTCCTCAGTGGGACAGACAATAACCCCTCCTCTAGCCCTCCTCCTCATCACCCACTCTTGCCCCAGCCAGGAGACTCCCCATGGCAGGCACCTGAACAGGACTGGGGGCCGCATGCTGTGACTGCGGCTGGCTCCCGGTAGGCGTGGTTGCCGGCTGTGGTTGGTGGGCGTGGAGCTGCGTGGCATGGTGCGGGTAGGACTGGTGAACAGTGGCTGGAGCGGGAAGAAGGGCAAATCCATCCTGAGCCCGCTAGAAGGGGCCGAAGGACATGGTCCAGAGCAGGGGAGCAGGCACAGCAGAACTCACCATAAAGGGCTTGGGGGGTGGGCTGCTCTGCAGAAGGGTACTGAGGGGTAGAGGATGACACAATGGCCTGGGGATGGCTACCCGACGTCAGCATGCGTGGATTGCTTTGAAGCATGGGGGCAAACACGGGCTAGGGGAATAAAGAAGGGGTCAGCCAAGCAGGCTGGGGAGGCATGTCTTCCTAACTGGGCCATGTGGGCATAACACTGTCTGGGGTCGGGCCACGTGACCTTATTTACTGAACGCTCATACTACACCCCAACAAGCAGATTCCACCCAAGCTAAACTGCACAGAAAAGCCAAGGCTCAGGTGCCCAGCGCTTCAACCTGGGCCCCACAGAGCCAAGAGGTCAGCCCAAATCCACCAGTACAATTCCCTTCCCAGCCAGCACTCCAACACTGCGCGCCTCCCTGCCAAGCTCTGAagtcctgggggtggggatggagcttcctctgggcctgcaGTCACCTGTGAGGGATAGTGAGCCATGGGTTGCATCATAGCAGGCTGGCCTGGGAACTGCTGGGGGTTGTAGGGGATGTAGGAAGAATACGGTGTGGCAGCCACCAGAGGtgggcctgcagcagcagcagcctgcatCATGGGAGGGGCTGAGGCTGGCTGGTGTTGGTCCGAGCGCTGTGGGGGCAGAGAGCCTGGAGGGGAACAATAAATGTGCACAGCTCAAGCTCCACCTGCCAGGGGGCACAATGCAGCACCCCAATGACCTTTGCAGCCCTGGCTCACCTTTGGCTCCCCGGTACTTGCCCTGCTGTCCAGGCACTGAATTAGACACAGGATATGGATACATCTGGGGTGCCTAAGGATGCAAGGAGAGGCGGACCAATGACACGCATGCAAAAGCCCAACAGGCCTGACCTGGTCCATCAGCCAGGTCAGCCAAACCCTCCACCTCCGCCCCAAGGTGCCATCGTCTCCTGCCTGCACAGCTGGTCCCATGTGAATCTGAGGTATGTAGGAGATGTACTGGGGGCTGTAGAGCCCACTCTGGCCTGCTGTCAGCACCGGGATGGAGGGAGTTGAGTGAGTTCGGGGCCCCGGAGAAGTCGGGGTACTGGTGGATTTGTTCTGTAGGAGACAAGGGAGAAAGTTTTAtttctgccccacccccaactACACAGATAGTACTCGCAAGACTGCTCTGAGCCAAACACAGCCAGTACTTTTTCCTGGTTAAGTGTCACATCAAACCCTGACATAAGTCTTAAACTACAGGTGAGAAAGAAGAAGCAGAGGTCCAGTGGCTTATCCAGCACCACATGCTTCTTAAACAGCACGTTTCCTTGCCCATGCACGGCCCCGGGGGCCAGGAGTTCTCCACAGTacctcccaccccccacacagAAAACCAACTCTCCCCCTCTCACCACAGATAGCAGAGGTTTTGTAGGATTGAACTCCTTGGCATTGGGGTTCAACGTTGATTTCTTTACTTGTCTATGAGAGAGCAAGGTAAATCTTGTGGCTTGTCCCCTTATCACCCAACACCCGTGTCCCCAGGGCTGCTCCCACTTACTCGGCAACGGGGCCCTCATCCTTGTCGTCTCCCTTCAGGAGGCCCACAGGGGGGCTGCCAGTTTGGCTTGGGCAGGACGGCTGGGGCTGCTCCGGCCCCTCAGTGCCCCCTGCCGCTGCCAGGGATGCTTTATCCTCTTTATCCAACGCAGCCTCCGTCTTGGAGGAGACCGGAGAACCCAGGGGCTCGGAGGCCAACAGACCGTCtacttccttctccttccctttgGCCTCCTCCTTTAAGATCCGAGGGGGAAAGGCATCCAGGCTGGTATCAGGGGAGCTGCTGGACTGAAGCTGGAAGGAGATGAGCATGTGCAACGATGTCAGGACTCCAGAGCTGTCTGGCACCCCCGCTCAAGGCTCAGCAACTCTACCTCACCTACTTGTTTCAAAGaagttatattcatttatttgaaggagaaaaaaacagattAGAGAGATctcaatcttccacctgttggttcaccaCACAAAAGCCTGCAAAgggcagggctggtccaggttgaagctaggagcccaaactcaatccaggtctcccaggtggctggcagggaccccaacacctaagccatcacctgcaacctCCCAGtgtgcgttagcagaaagctggagtgaaAGCGCAGGAACCAAGACGAACCAGCACTCCCTcaacttaactgctgcaccaagcaTCCACGCCCTAGTACTCATGTACACACCCCCCCATAATCTGCTAACAAGCCcagttttctccttttctcaCCTTAAACTGGGCCCCAAACTTCCTCAGTTCTTCCAGTTGAAACCGCTTTTGTTCATTCTGAAGTCCAGGGACtatgagaaaacagcaaagaagGTAAAACAAGAAATAGTTGACAGCAGTTCTTGAGAATCCCAAGAAAGCAAACAGCAAGCAGCACTGCCTGCTTCTGAATCCCAAACATCTTCCCAACCGAACTGCACTTCCAAAGCAAAGAGGCATTGGGCTCTGACAGCAGACACACCCACCTTTCCCAGTTATTCGGGCCAGTTCCTGGGGCTCCAGAGCTCTGCCAGGTTCCTTGGTTGGCAGTTCTTTGACTGAGTAAGGAGAGAGAAGCTGGGTCATGTCTGCAATTACACTACGCATGCTTGCAGCTCCCTAGCTCCCGGCCCTTACCATCGGTAGGAGCCAGGGAGATCTTTGGAGAAGCTGGGGAGACGGAGCCCACTGTAGGATCTGTGACTGATGACGTCACAGGGATGGAGGCTGAAGAGGCTGCCACTGCTGAACCGATGGGCGGCTCCGGACAGGACGCAGAGATGGGGGCAGGTGCAGCAGACTTGGGAGAACGTGGCGGGTACATCCGGCCCACTGGAAGAAAAGGGGGAGCTGCACAATGGTTACTGCTGGTCAGTAACCAGTGAACAATGAGTACAGGGTTGCTGTTGGGGCAtaggttaagcctcagcctgtagtgccagcattgcaTTTGAGCACCAATTTGGGTCctgtatgctccacttcccatccagctccttgctaatgctcctgggaaagcaccagaggatggcccaggtacttgggccctgtgcccatgtgggagacaagcagCTCCAAGCTGTCAGCTCAGGGACAGCCCAGCTTTAGCCAtttgtctctgtaaattctgagtttcaaaacaaaacaaaaatgaagtagggctggtgccatggcacatTAGGTTAAGCTTcaacttgtggtgccagcatcccatacaggcaccagtttgagtcctgttatggtccacttccagtctagctctctgcacccatgcaggagacccagaagctgctcctggcttcaaatagttcagctctggatgttgtagccatttgggggactgaaccagcagatggaagaccttctttcaGAAAAAGCCATCAGTCTAAGATTACCATTAACACTGTGTGAATTCACCCAATTACTACTCCCAAGGCAGTAACCCAAGCGAAGGGCCTTTGGACTCCGTGAACCACTGCAACGTTTCAGACATCAGTGGCTACAGACTAACCAACTAGAGACCCAGAGTAAAGCAAGCTTGGTGTTGGCAGAACTTCTGATCTTTTAACCTCCGACCTCTCTTGTTTTAAAATGCTGTCAACTAGGGCCGATgccatggcatagtggctaaagctgCCGCGTACACTACTGGCACCCCCACGACCGCCAGCTAGAGGCCCAAGTGCTTCtgtgcctgcacccacgtgggagactcagaggaaagtcctgtttttgtcctggctcaatcctggctgtGGTAGCCAACCAGGAGGTGGAAGGTCTTTCAAACAACTAAAATGTTGGCAACAACTTCAAATCTAAACAAGACATCTGTCAGTCAGATACATCATAACTTGCTACACTAGGATTTCAGCCCTGAGAACACTGAGCAATTATAGTCCAAAAAAGGACAAGCTCCAGGCCTTTAAACCCTACGCCAGGAAGCCAGGCGTCTCCTGGGCAGCACAACAGACACACTTGCACTGTGCAGGCTTACCTgtagggggagagggaagggacgCCTCTCCAGAAGGCCTGCTGCTGGGTGAAGACAAAGTCTTGGCGCCTCTCAGAGGCCTCTGGGCCTTAGGGGACATGCGGGAAGGGCctgtatacatatttttaaatgaaaaaattcagTAAGAAGCAGAGCCCCAGCTAATGCATTACCAACAATGCACCCCCAAAATCTTATTCATTACCATCCCTGCCCTCACCAGTTGGCTCCCTAACTTACCTCCATTGATACCACGTGCCTCAGCACCTGGGCCAGGGCTGCTACTGTCAAGATGGTGAGGGCCACGAGGTGGCAAGGAGCTAAGGCCAGGCCGGCCACCCCGAGAACTGCTACAGCGAACTCCTCCCCGGGGACCTTCCCGAACGCGTTGAGGCAGAGGGATATACTTCCCCTCCCTGGGGAAAGAGCTCAAGTAAGGCTGGACAGCCACAACAAGGATTCTGGAAACGCAAAGCCTGTCTTCTCAAGGTCTCCTTGTTCTCGCCAAATGCCTGGCTCTAGCTTCCTTCACTGTCCCTCCCACCTGAATGCCTATCTCAGCTAAAAGTTCTGTTGGCTTACAGCTTCTACCCTACCCCACCCTTGATCCAACCAAGCTGGCCAGTACAGCACAATGCTACCACTACTGACCACGAGAAAGGCTAAGGTGGTATTATATACTTCAAAGCACAACTTTGGTCAGACACACATCATTTACGGCCTGCTTTCAGTTTTCTAAGGAAAAAAGGTTTACCTACAACAAgaacaaatattcagaaaaatatgCTGTGATTCACAAAAGATTTGCCCCCCCTTAAATCTACAAGCTTCAAAAGCTCTGCTTATTTATATCAAGTCACAATGTTCTCTAGGTTTCAGCCCCCTAAATCTAGAACCTGGAAATATTGATGCTTTAACCTAGATCTCATAGACACAAGGCCCAAAGCGGACCCTTGGGGACGCCCAACAGCACCATGCCTGCCACCCGCAGTCACCTGGCTGCCAAGCTGGGACTCTCTCTCCCAGAGCCCTGCCGCTGCACAGCACTATGTTTCTCCTCCTCAGTGCGCCCATCGTCATTCTCCATGGCGATACGCAGGCGGTACTGGGGGCTCGCCTCAATCTCTCTTGCCAGCTGGGCCGCACGCAGCTCCCGCTGCCGGAACTCTTCAGAATTGTCCTTTTCCAAGGGTACCCTGACCAGCACCATCCCAATGCCAAGGACAAAAGTAGAGAAAGACTTTCATCAGTCCTGTAACCAACTGAGGCACTCCCTTTGCAAGTCAGCCAACATTTAAACCAATATCTAGTGGGTCCCAGGCAGAGCTCCAAGCAGGTCTCTAATCTATAGGCACCTGGATATttgaatattttgctttttatttatcaaCAGGCaagggacagagacacagaacATGCTCTGATCCACTGGTGAGCCCCCTGCAAATGCCTgacaagccagggctgggcaaaggTGGAAGCCAGGCCTTCTGAAgcatggcagaaacccaatggcctgagccatcaccactgcttcctggTGTCTATGTCGGAAGAAGTTGGAAGTGGGAACTGTGACCTAAACTCAGGTcctccgggcccggcggcgtggcctagcggctaaagttctcgccttgaaagccccggttctaatcccagcagctccacttcccatccagctccctgcttgtggcctgggaaagcagttgaggacggcccaatgctttgggaccctgcacccgtgtgggagacccagaagaggttccaggttcccggcttcggatcggcacgcatcggcccgttgtggctcacttggggagtgaatcatcggacggaagctcttcctctctgtctctcctcttctctgtatatctgagtttgtaataaaacaaataaatctaaaaaaaaaataataaaaaaataaactcaggTCCTCCAATGGGGGCAGGAGCATCTTAAACCACCAAGCAAGAGGCCCAGCCCAAATGCATGTACATAAAATCCTTCTAGACTGTTCCACCTAGAGACCTGCATGGGTTTGCAATTCCCACCTATggaacaaacattaaaaataagttgaaataaaaacaaataagtaaatacaagtTCTAGAGGCAAGGTATGGGTGGATGAACCCATGCGAGTGAGCTGGAATCAGAAAACCTTGAAGGGGGCAGTTTACAAAGTATaccaggaatgggggaagggcAACCTGGATCCCCAGAAAAGCATGAGCAGACTACGTCTGTCCCACCTAAAAGCTCGGCCTTCTGGGACTGACCCAGCACCCCACACCACGCCACCTGGAAAGCATCAAGACACTCACGTGTAAGAAGACAAACTACTATCGTAGGTAGTCTTCACACCGTAGTTCTCCTCATTGAACTTGAACATTTCATTGGGGTCCCACCCATTGGACTAGGGGAAGGGGGGGGAGGGAAAATGTTTAAAACCAACAATGACATGTCAAGCCCCTCTCACTAGGTTAAAGACTTTAAAATGTGAGCAAACCAAGAACGGGAAAGCAGAGGCGCCACTGGTGGGCGTTTGACCCACTAGAACCAGATATGTGCAGCACAAAGTGGCACTAACCAATAAAACTGACAAACCCTAAAGCCTAGCAAGTCTCATGGAGCTGTACTCTGGAGGCATCCTGGCCCATGTACATGGGGAATACATGTGCTACAAGTTCAATGAGGCACCCTTTTTAAGCAAAACAAAGGCAAGTAACACAGATCAGTTAAGGCCATAAGACAAATTCAATGAGGTGCTTACATACATGAGCACGCATGTACAGAAATAAAACAGTACACTAGAGCTAATAAGTTAGACCTAAGTGTCAACATGAAAACTCATACAGAAAGTCAAAGTAAAGCCTTGCACAAACATCAAAGCATAAACACATCTGAGAAATTTTTCAGTACATCCAAGGGGCCTCCAGTGGCAATCTGGTCTACAGTTAAGACTGCAAAGATGACTGGCAGGCAATAAATACCAGCAGCTGTTTGCTTATAAGGGTAAGAGAACAGGTTTTTATGCTCTACTGTCTTCTGTTCCTTTTCATTGGATACCCTTCTCCCCAAGAACGCTCTGGGCACGAGTGGGCCTGTCCACACCCTACGTCCTGACTGCCCGCTCTGGGGAAGGGCCTCATACCATGTCAGACTCGAGGTCGTAGTCATCGCTGTTGCTGTCGCCCCCTTCCCAGCGCTGCAGCACCTTCTCTTTGTGTTCCCCATTCACCTTCGAGTTCATGGCAATGGCGGAATCAGTGAACTTGTCTGGGGGGGAAGAGTTGAAATCAGGAGTCAGATGAAATCTCAAAGCTTTTCCTATACCTTTATTTCAGGAAcacaatgtaaaaacaaaaaccaaaccagaacaaaagaaaaacaaaatccaccaccaataaaaagcaagcaaaaaagctTGGTATTAATAGTTCGTGATgaataagaattaaaaattaaatagggGAAAAGGTGATGAACAAGCCAGAATCCACCTAATCATGTATTAGACATCAAGAAAATCCCAGCCATCTCCCCCAGATAAAAAGGTggtaaagaaggagaaaaaaaaaaatccagccaacatgtctccctgcacacccctcccctaCCCCATGGCCCCCACCAACCTTTAGTAGCGTAATTGAAGTCAACATTTCGGAAGTGGACGAGCATCACGTCACTCGGCTTGAACACCATCGTGTCCACAATATCCTCCCGCCGGGGACCACCTGCTGGCTCAGATACCTTCCGGTGCACAGCATCCACGGCTAGTTCAAACTACAGAAGTCCCATCCCCCGAAGTCAGGAATCCAGTGTCAAGAAACGTGAAGGCAGAAAGAGGACTACTTCCCAGCAACATTCTCCTGTGAACCCACTCCTCAGTGTCAACCAAAGCCTGAAACTTCAAGTCCTCGGCCAGGACTGTGAACACCACTGCCACCCAGTCCACAGTCTCAACTCCATTCTCCTCATCCTCTGTCCTCTAACTCCCCAACGCTGACCATCTGAGTACACTGACCTTGGAGCTCAGAGTCTTGAAGATACCCTCATAGGTGGTGCCATTTTTCACTTTGACATCACAAGTGGAGCCCTAGTGGGATAAAGAGCTAAAAAGCGTGCCCCAGAAAACAGACCCCTCACATTCCTCAAAGTACTCATGGCTAAGTCCCCACTTACCACAACAGCAGTAAGGAAATGCAGCATCCTCGAATTGTTATAAACACCTTCAAACACCTGTCAGGACGGAGACATCAAGGAGCAGCCAGTTGACAGCTTGCCTTCTAAACTGTCACATTCTATTGCTGCCCACTTAGCCCTCCCTGTGCCCATTTGACCATTTCTGCACCGAatctcccccaaactcccaagtATTTGTTTTTGAGGTCCCCTTTTTCTACTGGGAGGAAAAGGCACTCACAGGTGACTGTGGAGGCCCCTTCCCTGTGCTCTGGCCCCTGTAAGAGAAGGAAACAGGACACGTGTTACCGCAGTGCTGAATCCCCTATACACCAGCAACGACCGATACATGCTAGAACCACGTACTGGGAAGGTTCTGATTGAGGCTACCAGCCAGTCAATCAACAGAGCTTCCAAACTGATACTCAACACCTTCCTTCCCGATGCCAGTGAAGAGGACCCCGCTCAGCAGCAGCTGTCACTTCACTCTAAATTCCAATGCCACACGAGATTCCCACTTtctcggggggtggggggaagctgcAGGCTTCCAACAGGTCAACG
It contains:
- the ATXN2L gene encoding ataxin-2-like protein isoform X11 produces the protein MLKPQPSQQTSQPQQPPPPAPQAVARRPPGGTSPPNGGLPGPLAAASTPPGPPAAASPCLGPAAAAGSGLRRGAEGILAPQPPQQQQHPERSGAGAIGSARGQSTGKGPPQSPVFEGVYNNSRMLHFLTAVVGSTCDVKVKNGTTYEGIFKTLSSKFELAVDAVHRKVSEPAGGPRREDIVDTMVFKPSDVMLVHFRNVDFNYATKDKFTDSAIAMNSKVNGEHKEKVLQRWEGGDSNSDDYDLESDMSNGWDPNEMFKFNEENYGVKTTYDSSLSSYTVPLEKDNSEEFRQRELRAAQLAREIEASPQYRLRIAMENDDGRTEEEKHSAVQRQGSGRESPSLAAREGKYIPLPQRVREGPRGGVRCSSSRGGRPGLSSLPPRGPHHLDSSSPGPGAEARGINGGPSRMSPKAQRPLRGAKTLSSPSSRPSGEASLPSPPTVGRMYPPRSPKSAAPAPISASCPEPPIGSAVAASSASIPVTSSVTDPTVGSVSPASPKISLAPTDVKELPTKEPGRALEPQELARITGKVPGLQNEQKRFQLEELRKFGAQFKLQSSSSPDTSLDAFPPRILKEEAKGKEKEVDGLLASEPLGSPVSSKTEAALDKEDKASLAAAGGTEGPEQPQPSCPSQTGSPPVGLLKGDDKDEGPVAEQVKKSTLNPNAKEFNPTKPLLSVNKSTSTPTSPGPRTHSTPSIPVLTAGQSGLYSPQYISYIPQIHMGPAVQAPQMYPYPVSNSVPGQQGKYRGAKGSLPPQRSDQHQPASAPPMMQAAAAAGPPLVAATPYSSYIPYNPQQFPGQPAMMQPMAHYPSQPVFAPMLQSNPRMLTSGSHPQAIVSSSTPQYPSAEQPTPQALYATVHQSYPHHATQLHAHQPQPATTPTGSQPQSQHAAPSPVQQHQAGQAPHLGSGQPQQNLYHPGALTGTPPSLPPGPSAQSPQSSFPQPAAVYAIHPHQQLPHGFTNMAHVTQAHVQTGITAAPPPHPGAPHPPQVMLLHPPQSHGGPPQGAVPQSGVPALSASTPSPYPYIGHPQGEQPGQAPGFPGGADDRIREFSLAGGIWHGRAEGLQVGQDARVLGGE
- the ATXN2L gene encoding ataxin-2-like protein isoform X8, encoding MLKPQPSQQTSQPQQPPPPAPQAVARRPPGGTSPPNGGLPGPLAAASTPPGPPAAASPCLGPAAAAGSGLRRGAEGILAPQPPQQQQHPERSGAGAIGSARGQSTGKGPPQSPVFEGVYNNSRMLHFLTAVVGSTCDVKVKNGTTYEGIFKTLSSKFELAVDAVHRKVSEPAGGPRREDIVDTMVFKPSDVMLVHFRNVDFNYATKDKFTDSAIAMNSKVNGEHKEKVLQRWEGGDSNSDDYDLESDMSNGWDPNEMFKFNEENYGVKTTYDSSLSSYTVPLEKDNSEEFRQRELRAAQLAREIEASPQYRLRIAMENDDGRTEEEKHSAVQRQGSGRESPSLAAREGKYIPLPQRVREGPRGGVRCSSSRGGRPGLSSLPPRGPHHLDSSSPGPGAEARGINGGPSRMSPKAQRPLRGAKTLSSPSSRPSGEASLPSPPTAPPFLPVGRMYPPRSPKSAAPAPISASCPEPPIGSAVAASSASIPVTSSVTDPTVGSVSPASPKISLAPTDVKELPTKEPGRALEPQELARITGKVPGLQNEQKRFQLEELRKFGAQFKLQSSSSPDTSLDAFPPRILKEEAKGKEKEVDGLLASEPLGSPVSSKTEAALDKEDKASLAAAGGTEGPEQPQPSCPSQTGSPPVGLLKGDDKDEGPVAEQVKKSTLNPNAKEFNPTKPLLSVNKSTSTPTSPGPRTHSTPSIPVLTAGQSGLYSPQYISYIPQIHMGPAVQAPQMYPYPVSNSVPGQQGKYRGAKGSLPPQRSDQHQPASAPPMMQAAAAAGPPLVAATPYSSYIPYNPQQFPGQPAMMQPMAHYPSQPVFAPMLQSNPRMLTSGSHPQAIVSSSTPQYPSAEQPTPQALYATVHQSYPHHATQLHAHQPQPATTPTGSQPQSQHAAPSPVQHQAGQAPHLGSGQPQQNLYHPGALTGTPPSLPPGPSAQSPQSSFPQPAAVYAIHPHQQLPHGFTNMAHVTQAHVQTGITAAPPPHPGAPHPPQVMLLHPPQSHGGPPQGAVPQSGVPALSASTPSPYPYIGHPQGEQPGQAPGFPGGADDRIREFSLAGGIWHGRAEGLQVGQDARVLGGE